Part of the Rubrobacter calidifluminis genome is shown below.
GTCAAGGACGAGTGCTACGAGACCGACCCCAAACTCGAGGAGAAGAAACCCGGGCATCAGGCGGCGTGCATACTCTCGGTGCAGGAGCTGCAGGCCCGCAAGAACAAGGTCGACCAGGAGCTTGGAGTAGAGGGATGAGCGAGAACGCAAGGAAGAACTCCGAGTATCTGCTAGAGGTGAACGACCTGAAGATGCATTTCCCCATCAGGGCGGGCATCTTCAAGCGCACAGTGGGGTACGTGAAGGCCGTCGACGGAGTGAACCTGAAGGTGAAGCGGGGCGAGACGCTCGGGCTCGTCGGCGAGTCCGGCTGCGGGAAGAGCACGCTCGCCCGCTGCATACTCAGGCTTCTCGAGCCCACGGATGGCGAGGTTGTCTTCGAGGGGGAGAACATCCTCCAGTTCGACCGCCGGCGGATGCTGCGCGTCCGCCGGGACATGCAGATCATCTTCCAGGACCCCTACGCCTCGCTCAACCCCAGGATGACCGTCGGCAGCATCATCGCCGAGCCGCTGAAGACGCACAAAGTCGAAGGCGACCACAAGAAACAGGTTCAGGAGCTCCTGGAGATGGTCGGGCTCTCCCCGGAGCACTACAACCGCTACCCGCACGAGTTCTCTGGCGGACAGCGGCAGAGGATAGGCGTGGCCCGCGCCATAGCCCTGCGTCCGAAGCTGATCATCTGCGACGAGCCGGTCAGCGCGCTCGACGTCTCGATCCAGGCCCAGATCATAAACCTTCTCGAGGATCTGCAGAAGGAGCTCGACCTGACCTACATCTTCATCGCCCACGACCTCTCCGTCGTCAAGCACATCTCGGACCGGGTGGCGGTGATGTACCTGGGCCGGGTCGTCGAGACCGGCAGCCGCCGGGATATCTACGACTCACCGCGACACCCCTACACGAGCTCGCTGCTCTCGGCCATACCGATTCCGGACCCGGAGAAGGAGCGCGAGAGGCGGCGCATAGTCCTGACGGGCGACGTCCCCTCTCCGGCGAACCCTCCTTCAGGGTGCACCTTCCACACCCGCTGCCCGCGCGCCCGCGACTACTGCGCGGAGCACGTCCCCACGCTGGAACCGCAGGACAACGAGGAGCATCTCGCCTCCTGCTTCTTCCCGGTCAGGCAGGGCCAGCGGATAGAGGAGAAGGTCGAGAGCACGCCCTACCGGGTGGGAGGGGAGTAGCCGCGCGGGGGCCTCTCCGCCCGCCAACCAGGGAAGATAGAATCAGGGTGTGAGAGGCAAATTCCGGACTGGCTCGCGGCGCCGCCTTCCCGTGCGGTACGTCGTGCTGGTCCTTTTTTTCACCGCCGCGGTGGCTGGCGCCTACCTCTACGGGCGTTCCCAGAGCCCGGCGGGGATGGGCCCCGGGGAGCAGAACAGCGTGAAGCTCTACGCCCAGGCGCTCAACATCGTCCGCAACCACTACGTCGAGCAGAGCGCGATAAAGCCGAAAAAGATGACCTACGCGGCCATCCAGGCGATGCTCAACACGCTCGGCGACAGGGGACACACCCGCTTTCTCACCCCCGAAGAGGTGAAGAG
Proteins encoded:
- a CDS encoding ABC transporter ATP-binding protein; the protein is MSENARKNSEYLLEVNDLKMHFPIRAGIFKRTVGYVKAVDGVNLKVKRGETLGLVGESGCGKSTLARCILRLLEPTDGEVVFEGENILQFDRRRMLRVRRDMQIIFQDPYASLNPRMTVGSIIAEPLKTHKVEGDHKKQVQELLEMVGLSPEHYNRYPHEFSGGQRQRIGVARAIALRPKLIICDEPVSALDVSIQAQIINLLEDLQKELDLTYIFIAHDLSVVKHISDRVAVMYLGRVVETGSRRDIYDSPRHPYTSSLLSAIPIPDPEKERERRRIVLTGDVPSPANPPSGCTFHTRCPRARDYCAEHVPTLEPQDNEEHLASCFFPVRQGQRIEEKVESTPYRVGGE